GTGTGCGGCACGTCGGCTGCTCCGACACGGACGACCTGCCCGGACACGAAGGCCGACTTCGGTGCGAGCAGGAACCGCAGTGTCGAGTCGATCGCGTCCTCGGCGCCCTGGGAGACGTAGACGAGCTGGGCGGTCGCGGCCCGCTTGAGCTCCTTGCCCGTGGTGCGGACGAAGCCCTCCAGTGCGCGCTGCGCGGTCCGCTCGGCGGGGTCGGTGATTTCCTCGGGCGGTGTGCCCAGCACGATCACCCGGCCGCCGGTGTCCACCTGGCGGATCGAGGGGCTGAAGAACGCGTGCAACTGCCGCAGCTGGTCACTGGCGGTGATGCCGGTGGCATCGAAGATGAGCGCCGCGTAGCTGGTGTCCTCGGCGCGGGAATCCGTGACCTGCGCGGGGAGTTCCTCGAGTGTGCCCGCCACGGCCTTGCCCAGTCGTGAGTTCTCGGCAGCCGACGACAGCACCGGTCCCGACACGACGGGGTCGCCCGTGCGATGACGACGCAGCGGGGTGGGAGTCGGCAGCCCGAGCCACCGGGCGAGCTGACGTCCGATTCCGGAGGAGGTGAGCTGCTGGTACAGATCGTCCATGGTCTCTCCTGAGGGGCTCGTAGCACGGCACTCGACGCATAAGCTACCCGCCGGTAGGTTAAGGAGGCGAGATGGACCACACTATCCGGGTGGGGTTCCTCGTCGGGGGACGTAGCCACCGGCCCGGCCTGCACGGCCACGCTCGACTCGAACGGCCACACTCGGACAACGGGCAGGGCTCGTGCGAGAACGGGCGCTCGTGCGAGAACGGGCCCGGAACGGATCAAGCCACACCGGCCACACCTGTACACAGATCAGCCGAGGGAGTCGGGCATGCCAACCACTCGCCGGGTTGCCGTCATCGGAGGCAACCGGATTCCGTTCGCACGTTCCGGTGGACCCTACACCCGGGCGTCCAATCAGGACATGCTCACGGCCGCGCTGGACGGGCTCATCGCACGTTTCGGCCTGCAGGACGAGCGGATCGGGGAATTCGTTGCGGGTGCGGTACTCAAGCACAGCCGGGACTTCAACCTTGCCCGTGAGACCGTCCTCGGTTCCCGTCTCGACCCTCGCACCGTCGCCCACGACGTGCAGATGGCCTGTGGGACGGGGCTCGAATCGGTCATCTCGGTGGCCAACAAGATCGCACTCGGGCAGATCGACTCCGGCATCGCCGGGGGTGTCGACTCGGCCAGTGATGCGCCCATCGCGCTCAACGACGACCTGCGCCGCGTGCTGCTGCAGGCCAATCACGCCAAGAGCTTCGGAGGGCGTCTGCAGGCGCTGACCGGATTACGGCCGCAGCACATCGTGCCCGAGATCCCGCGGAATGCCGAGCCGCGCACGGGGTTGTCCATGGGTGAGCATGCGGCCTCCACCGCCGCCGCCTGGCAGATCGACCGCGTCGATCAGGACGAACTCGCCGCGCGCAGCCATCAGCGCCTCGCCGCTGCCTATGACCGGGGTTTCTTCGAGGATCTGGTGACTCCGTTCCAGGGATTGTCGCGCGATCAGAACCTGCGACCGGAGAGCTCGGCGGACAAACTCGCCAAACTCAAGCCGGTTTTCGGGCGTGACGAGAACGCGACGATGACCGCAGGGAACTCCACTCCCCTGTCCGACGGCGCTTCCACCGTGTTGCTGGCCGACGAGGAGTGGGCCAAGCAGCGGCGGCTGCCCGTGCTGGCCTACATCGCCGACTTCGTCTCGGAGGCAGTCGACTACGTCAGCGGCGACGAGGGGCTGCTCATGGCGCCGACCTACGCGGTGCCGAAGTTGCTCGACCGTGCCGGGATCGGGCTCGGCGACTTCGACCTCTACGAGGTGCACGAGGCCTTCGCCTCGCAGGTGCTGACCACGCTGAGGGCTTGGCAGGACCCCGAGTTCTGCGAGCACCGGCTCGGCCTGGACGGGCCGCTGGGTGACATTGACACGGACCGTCTCAATGTCAACGGTTCCTCGCTGGCCGCGGGGCATCCGTTCGCGGCGACCGGTGGCCGCATCGTGGCGACGTTGGCGAAGCTGCTCGCCGAACGCCGGTCGGGGCGGGGACTGATCTCGATCTGTGCGGCAGGCGGGCAGGGCGTCACAGCCATCCTCGAACGTTGAGGTCCCCGAAGCGTCCTTGCCGCTGTTGCCGATACTCGGTCGTTGTTACTGGTGAGGCGCTTGCGTGGTGGCGAATGACCTCGGCTGTGAGTACATCTGAATGTGATCTAAGTTACAGTGAAGCATAGTTGTAACGCTCGGATGTCAATCCACGATGTACGGGGTGACTCCGCGATGCTGTCGGACCCCCGACCTGACAGCATCGCGGAGCTTTCCACCATCCGATGTTCACCCGGGGTCGATGCCTCGAGCTCGGGTGCCAGCGTTGAAATGTCCTCGCCTCCGGAGTGGTCTCCACGCCGCCGGCCGAGGTGTCTCCTCGTCGCCATTCGGTGACGAATCCGATCAAGGCGGCCCTGTGTAAGCAGGGGTGCCTCCGCATACCTCATATCGGTTACCCACGGTGATTATTTGATCACCTGGCTCTTCGGTGCACGAAGGGTGAGACACCATGCAAACCACGATCATGCTCATCGGCGCGTTGGTGCCGATCATGGCGGCAAGCCTGTTCTACGTCAGCGACCGCCGGGGGCAGCTTGCCCAACCGGTCGCAGGCCGGTCCGAGCAGGACCAGCCAGGACTGCACTCATCGGGTCAGGACCGCGCCGAACAGGATCGGTCGATCCTGCCTTCGGAGACCGACCACGGCTGACCGGCCGCTGCACGTGTGACACGGACGGCGACTCCGCAACGCCGGGAACAGCGGCGGAGGTGCAGTGGTTCGATAGGGGTGTGGCCACTTCCGCACAGCAGACCCGCCGCGCGCGCGTGCGCGCGCCTGAACCGACCGGACGCCGGTGGTTGAACACCGGCGGAGAACGGGTTCGACTCTCGGATCTGCGGGGCAAGGTGGTGCTCCTGGACTTCTGGTCTTTCTGCTGTATCAACTGCCTGCACGTGCTCGACGAGTTGCGCCCGCTGGAGGAGGAGTTCGCCGACGAACTCGTCACGCTCGGTGTGCACTCGCCGAAGTTCGAACACGAGGCCGATCCCGAGGCTCTCGCGGCGGCGGTTGAACGCTATGCCGTGCACCATCCCGTCCTCGATGACCCGGAGCTTTCCACCTGGCAGGACTATGCCGTCAAGGCATGGCCGACGCTGGTCGTGGTGGATCCCGAGGGCTACGTCGTCCACGTCGCGGCCGGTGAGGGACACGTCGAGGCACTCGGGAAGGTCATCGGTGAAGTGGTCGTCGAGCACGACGCGAAAGGCACATTGCACCGTGGTGACGGTCCGTACGTGCCGCCGGAGAACCCCGGTACCACGCTGCGTTTCCCCGGCAAGGTGATCAGGCTCGAGGGCGGGACCATGCTGGTGTCCGATTCGGCGCAGCATTCGCTCGTCGAGTTCGCCGCCGATGGCGAGACCGTGGTGCGCCGCATCGGCAGTGGTGAGCGGGGCAGCACCGACGGTCCGCCCACCGACGAGTTGCCCGTCGGTGACCTGCCCGCCGGCGGTCCGGTCACCGATGGGCCGGTCACCGATGGGCGGGTTCGTGCCGCGAGCTTCCGTGAACCCGCCGGACTGGCACTGCTGCCCGAGCCCGTCGCAGCCGAGGTCGGCTACGACGTCGTGGTCGCCGACACCGTCAACCACCTGCTGCGGGGAGTCTCCCTGGCGGACGGTCGGGTAACCACTGTCGCCGGGACCGGTGAGCAGTGGCGATCCGGTCCCGCCCAACCTGGTGCGGAGACCCTGCCCGCCCTGGAGGCTCCGCTCACCAGCCCCTGGGACGTGTGCTGGTGGGACCCCGTTGGGGGGATCGTGGTCGCCATGGCGGGCAACCACACGCTCGGACTGTTCGATCCGATCGCGGGTGAAATTCGGCGGTTCGCGGGCACCACGGTGGAGGGCTTGCGCGACGGCGATGTCACCGAGGCCTTCTTCGCCCAGCCCTCGGGCCTGGCCGACGGTGGGCGGCGGTTGTGGCTGGTGGACTCGGAGACCTCGGCGCTGCGCTGGATCGAGGTCTCCCCGGAAGGGCTCGAAAACGGATTCGAGGTGCATACCGCTGTCGGGACGGGACTGTTCGACTTCGGGCACGCCGACGGGCCCGCCGAGCAGGCGCTGCTGCAGCATCCGCTTGGTGTCGCGGTACTACCGGATGCCACGGTTGCGGTCTGTGACACCTACAACGGCGCGATCCGCCGCTACGACCCCGAGACCGGAGAGGTGTCCACACTGGCCACCGATGTTGCCGAACCATCCGGGGCGACCCTGATCGATGGTGAACTGGTGGTGGTCGCCTCGACGGCACATCGCCTGGAGCGCCCCGTGCCACCCGGAGTGGCC
This Haloactinomyces albus DNA region includes the following protein-coding sequences:
- a CDS encoding acetyl-CoA C-acetyltransferase codes for the protein MPTTRRVAVIGGNRIPFARSGGPYTRASNQDMLTAALDGLIARFGLQDERIGEFVAGAVLKHSRDFNLARETVLGSRLDPRTVAHDVQMACGTGLESVISVANKIALGQIDSGIAGGVDSASDAPIALNDDLRRVLLQANHAKSFGGRLQALTGLRPQHIVPEIPRNAEPRTGLSMGEHAASTAAAWQIDRVDQDELAARSHQRLAAAYDRGFFEDLVTPFQGLSRDQNLRPESSADKLAKLKPVFGRDENATMTAGNSTPLSDGASTVLLADEEWAKQRRLPVLAYIADFVSEAVDYVSGDEGLLMAPTYAVPKLLDRAGIGLGDFDLYEVHEAFASQVLTTLRAWQDPEFCEHRLGLDGPLGDIDTDRLNVNGSSLAAGHPFAATGGRIVATLAKLLAERRSGRGLISICAAGGQGVTAILER
- a CDS encoding NHL domain-containing thioredoxin family protein — encoded protein: MRAPEPTGRRWLNTGGERVRLSDLRGKVVLLDFWSFCCINCLHVLDELRPLEEEFADELVTLGVHSPKFEHEADPEALAAAVERYAVHHPVLDDPELSTWQDYAVKAWPTLVVVDPEGYVVHVAAGEGHVEALGKVIGEVVVEHDAKGTLHRGDGPYVPPENPGTTLRFPGKVIRLEGGTMLVSDSAQHSLVEFAADGETVVRRIGSGERGSTDGPPTDELPVGDLPAGGPVTDGPVTDGRVRAASFREPAGLALLPEPVAAEVGYDVVVADTVNHLLRGVSLADGRVTTVAGTGEQWRSGPAQPGAETLPALEAPLTSPWDVCWWDPVGGIVVAMAGNHTLGLFDPIAGEIRRFAGTTVEGLRDGDVTEAFFAQPSGLADGGRRLWLVDSETSALRWIEVSPEGLENGFEVHTAVGTGLFDFGHADGPAEQALLQHPLGVAVLPDATVAVCDTYNGAIRRYDPETGEVSTLATDVAEPSGATLIDGELVVVASTAHRLERPVPPGVAAQLVRGAAQQVTRPATEVAPGEVGLVVVFTPPPGQKLDERYGPSTSLEISASPSELLVEGEGTGTALNRRLVLAEGRESGSAADGVLHVVAQAASCDDDGATEHPACRLTRQDWGVPIRIVSGGPDRLPLVMGGLDDQES